One Primulina huaijiensis isolate GDHJ02 unplaced genomic scaffold, ASM1229523v2 scaffold37775, whole genome shotgun sequence genomic window carries:
- the LOC140968666 gene encoding lysM domain-containing GPI-anchored protein 1-like has product MSFQDLNTTLGVLTLLVLVGAFFPRATSKSTIEPCSNSGTCSSLVGYTLYTDLKVSEVASLFSVDPISLLLANSIDISYPDVENHILPSQLFVKVPIPCSCIDGIRKSGGIFYKTRPSDTLTAISSAVYGGLVSADQIKEANPDASLSDPLVISVGTKLNIPLPCTCFDNSDNNLPAIYMSYVVKGVDTLVGIAGRYSTTVNDLMNVNALGSMEIVEGDILAIPLSACASSFPKYASDYGLVVPNGSYAITASHCVQCSCGPWSRNLYCTPASLAVSCSSMQCGNSNLMLGNVTAQQSSAGCNVTSCNYSGYVNGSISATLSSTLQPRCPGTQQFPALVAPPTVIPELSFTPAPSPSEAGGFPATNPKSSTVPSSGAVLGFSPANGPTGSVPGSSSSCSLMNQLSCSPIILLLCLVKFSL; this is encoded by the exons ACACTACACTCGGAGTCCTCACATTACTCGTACTCGTCGGCGCGTTCTTCCCACGCGCCACCTCCAAATCCACCATAGAGCCGTGCTCGAACTCCGGCACCTGCAGCTCACTTGTCGGGTACACCCTTTACACCGACCTCAAAGTCTCCGAAGTAGCGTCTCTCTTCTCCGTGGACCCCATCTCCCTCCTGCTGGCGAACTCCATCGACATATCATACCCCGATGTCGAAAATCACATTTTGCCCTCCCAGCTCTTCGTCAAAGTACCCATCCCATGCTCTTGCATCGACGGCATTCGGAAATCCGGCGGTATTTTCTACAAAACGCGTCCTTCCGACACCCTCACCGCCATTTCTTCCGCCGTGTACGGCGGTCTTGTCTCGGCTGACCAGATTAAAGAGGCGAACCCAGACGCTTCTTTGTCTGACCCTTTGGTGATTAGCGTTGGGACGAAGCTTAATATCCCGCTGCCTTGTACTTGTTTCGATAACAGTGACAACAATTTGCCGGCGATTTACATGTCTTACGTTGTTAAAGGTGTGGATACTCTGGTGGGGATTGCGGGGAGGTATTCAACAACTGTGAATGATTTGATGAATGTGAATGCTTTGGGAAGTATGGAGATTGTTGAGGGTGACATTCTTGCTATTCCGTTATCTG CTTGTGCGTCTAGTTTCCCAAAGTATGCTTCAGATTATGGCTTAGTTGTTCCAAACGGGAGTTACGCCATAACCGCTAGTCATTGTGTGCAGTGCAGTTGTGGACCATGGAGTCGCAA TTTGTATTGCACACCAGCCTCATTAGCAGTTTCTTGTTCGAGCATGCAATGCGGAAATAGCAATCTTATGCTGGGAAATGTTACCGCACAACAATCTAGTGCTGGATGCAATGTGACTTCTTGCAATTACAGTGGCTATGTTAATGGAAGCATCTCTGCGAC GTTGTCCTCAACTCTCCAACCAAGATGCCCAG GAACTCAGCAATTTCCGGCGCTTGTTGCTCCACCTACAGTCATCCCTGAATTATCTTTCACTCCAGCACCTTCGCCATCCGAGGCTGGTGGTTTTCCCGCCACAAACCCGAAATCATCTACCGTGCCCTCTTCTGGTGCTGTTCTTGGATTTTCACCTGCTAATGGACCTACAGGAAGTGTCCCTGGTTCTTCTAGTTCTTGCTCATTAATGAATCAGTTGTCTTGTTCCCCAATCATCCTTCTATTGTGTCTTGTCAAGTTCTCGTTGTAA
- the LOC140968749 gene encoding uncharacterized protein isoform X1 has protein sequence MKEGGRDVEDELFDLNKEPIERKSKRVETSSTDGQQGFDVLPQVVGRVLRSKTMSMAECGRQAIDLKLVKIEVEDESEVSMLPKRGKKKDRRGRPRKIQGKDGVSSLNLKEKSGVPVIQEKIDESSKGTDRRWKKKKRGRGRPPKVDTGAVTKKEKIGCKIDKGSFFNRRKQKNDHHEKTGGGNGVKRLKADPNALGNEIVWPGKGKGECAERKDMGRREQQQLVRDQIVVMLKKAGWTIELRQRQQREYMDAVYVDREGRTHWSVTLAYRKFKEKIDSGNADSIDVSAFSLIPEETLSTLFRVTEKGKKAGKKKKGGANTISRISEKVSSKSKLSDRGISGSGWGKGRTLLARRPGEGSNGDYELYEGKRNLISWMIDLGTIPLGRKVAYKSRRHGKRLLEGRVTKDGICCDCCGRMHTIRDFESHAGGTLGNPFFHIFMDSGNSLLQCLENSWKKHLETNNIGFIAVDVDGDDPHDDTCNFCGDGGNLICCDSCPSTFHHGCLCAEEPSGDWHCVHCSCKFCGIAGEDDSTVDDNEDSFVSELFTCLLCEEKFHVHCTKGNVAENFDYRDHPSFCSTECLKIFEHLQVIGIRYELEEGFTYTILQRRDECINEDCTVEEINSKLAVAFTIMDECFEPIIDDRSGSNVIRSVVYNCGSNIRRLDFGGFYTIVLEKGDELVAAASIRIHGSQFAEMPFIGTRYIYRRQGMCKRLLNAIEKVLNSLGVEKLVIPAISELNETWTNKFGFVLLEETQRKELKYTSLIVFPGIDMLQKTVFEHQFYKGQMNSAVKSGADLPDTAAVIESVEAQALHQNSLEQNNGTKTSNLDTSTAKIDGPKNKVGAVESGPVRSSDETNDSRNGVCVNELPGQESRVNDLNASKGSKSFLKDSASADCKLEAKQSDDGFRVPLVTGSL, from the exons ATGAAAGAGGGGGGAAGAGATGTGGAAGATGAGTTGTTTGATCTGAACAAAGAACCCATTGAGAGAAAAAGTAAAAGGGTCGAGACTAGTTCAACTGATGGGCAACAAGGGTTTGATGTTTTACCTCAAGTTGTCGGGAGGGTTTTGAGGTCTAAGACAATGTCTATGGCTGaatgtggaagacaagccattGATTTGAAATTAGTAAAGATCGAAGTTGAAGATGAAAGTGAGGTTTCTATGTTGCCGAAAAGGGGAAAAAAGAAGGATAGGCGTGGGAGGCCTCGAAAGATTCAAGGTAAAGATGGGGTTTCCTCATTGAATTTGAAAGAGAAGAGTGGTGTGCCTGTAATACAGGAGAAAATAGATGAGAGCAGTAAAGGGACTGACCGAAGGTGGAAGAAAAAGAAGCGTGGACGTGGAAGGCCACCCAAGGTGGACACAGGGGCTGTAACGAAGAAGGAAAAGATTGGGTGTAAAATTGATAAAGGCTCTTTCTTTAATAGGCGTAAGCAGAAAAATGATCATCATGAGAAAACTGGAGGTGGGAATGGGGTGAAGCGATTGAAGGCTGATCCTAACGCCTTAGGAAATGAAATTGTATGGCCAGGAAAAGGAAAGGGGGAGTGTGCTGAAAGGAAGGACATGGGTCGTAGGGAACAACAACAGTTGGTGAGGGATCAAATTGTGGTCATGCTTAAGAAAGCTGGATGGACTATTGAACTCAGGCAGAGACAACAGAGGGAGTACATGGATGCTGTTTATGTAGACCGAGAAGGAAGAACTCATTGGTCAGTGACATTGGCTTATAGGAAGTTTAAGGAGAAGATTGACAGTGGTAACGCTGATTCTATAGATGTTTCAGCATTTAGTCTGATCCCAGAGGAGACGCTCAGCACTTTGTTCAGAGTCACTGAAAAAGGTAAGAAAGCGGGTAAAAAGAAGAAAGGTGGTGCAAACACTATCAGTAGAATTTCTGAGAAGGTGTCATCCAAAAGTAAATTATCAGACAGAGGAATATCAGGGTCTGGTTGGGGAAAAGGGCGAACTTTGTTGGCTCGCAGGCCTGGAGAGGGGTCGAATGGTGACTATGAATTGTATGAGGGAAAGCGCAATTTGATTTCATGGATGATTGATTTGGGAACCATTCCTCTTGGTAGGAAGGTTGCATATAAATCCCGACGGCATGGAAAGAGGTTGCTTGAGGGGAGGGTTACAAAAGATGGAATTTGTTGCGATTGTTGTGGCAGAATGCACACAATTCGGGACTTTGAGTCTCATGCTGGAGGAACCCTTGGAAATCCATTTTTTCATATATTCATGGATTCCGGCAATTCTCTTTTGCAGTGCCTCGAAAATTCCTGGAAGAAACATTTGGAAACAAACAATATAGGATTTATTGCCGTGGATGTGGATGGGGACGATCCACATGATGATACATGCAACTTTTGTGGTGATGGTGGTAACTTGATCTGTTGCGACAGCTGTCCTTCGACTTTCCATCATGGCTGCTTGTGCGCTGAA GAACCTTCTGGAGATTGGCATTGTGTGCACTGTTCATGCAAATTCTGTGGTATAGCTGGTGAAGATGACTCAACAGTTGATGACAATGAGGATTCTTTTGTATCTGAGTTGTTCACTTGCCTATTATGCGAGGAAAAGT TTCATGTGCATTGCACTAAAGGGAATGTTGCTGAAAATTTCGATTACAGAGACCATCCATCTTTTTGTAGCACGGAATGCCTAAAG ATTTTTGAGCATCTACAGGTTATTGGGATTAGATATGAACTAGAAGAAGGGTTTACGTATACAATTCTTCAACGTCGTGATGAATGCATAAATGaagactgtacagttgaagaaaTCAATTCCAAGTTAGCTGTTGCTTTTACCATTATGGATGAATGCTTTGAGCCAATCATTGATGATCGAAGTGGAAGCAATGTGATTCGCAGTGTTGTCTACAACTGTGG GTCAAATATTAGACGGCTGGACTTTGGTGGATTTTATACCATTGTCCTGGAGAAGGGTGATGAACTTGTTGCTGCAGCatctataag AATCCACGGGAGTCAGTTCGCAGAGATGCCTTTTATTGGAACTCGATATATTTATCGTCGTCAAGGGATGTGCAAGCGGCTTCTAAATGCGATTGAAAAG GTTCTCAATTCTCTTGGTGTTGAGAAATTGGTGATTCCTGCAATATCTGAACTAAATGAAACATGGACAAACAAATTTGGGTTTGTTCTCCTTGAAGAAACTCAACGAAAAGAATTGAAGTACACGAGTCTGATAGTGTTTCCGGGGATAGACATGTTGCAGAAAACTGTTTTCGAGCATCAGTTCTATAAAGGACAAATGAACTCTGCAG TCAAATCTGGTGCTGATTTACCTGATACCGCAGCAGTTATAGAGTCCGTTGAAGCTCAAGCTTTGCATCAAAACTCACTGGAGCAAAATAATGGTACGAaaacttcaaatcttgatactTCTACGGCAAAAATTGATGGTCCCAAAAACAAAGTTGGTGCTGTTGAGTCTGGTCCTGTCAGGTCCTCCGATGAGACTAATGATTCAAGAAATGGAGTTTGTGTTAACGAGTTGCCTGGCCAAGAAAGTCGTGTCAACGATCTCAATGCATCAAAAGGCAGCAAATCTTTCTTGAAAGACAGTGCTAGTGCTGACTGTAAGCTTGAGGCAAAGCAATCTGATGATGGTTTTAGAGTGCCATTGGTTACTGGAAGCCTGTGA
- the LOC140968749 gene encoding uncharacterized protein isoform X3, translating into MKEGGRDVEDELFDLNKEPIERKSKRVETSSTDGQQGFDVLPQVVGRVLRSKTMSMAECGRQAIDLKLVKIEVEDESEVSMLPKRGKKKDRRGRPRKIQGKDGVSSLNLKEKSGVPVIQEKIDESSKGTDRRWKKKKRGRGRPPKVDTGAVTKKEKIGCKIDKGSFFNRRKQKNDHHEKTGGGNGVKRLKADPNALGNEIVWPGKGKGECAERKDMGRREQQQLVRDQIVVMLKKAGWTIELRQRQQREYMDAVYVDREGRTHWSVTLAYRKFKEKIDSGNADSIDVSAFSLIPEETLSTLFRVTEKGKKAGKKKKGGANTISRISEKVSSKSKLSDRGISGSGWGKGRTLLARRPGEGSNGDYELYEGKRNLISWMIDLGTIPLGRKVAYKSRRHGKRLLEGRVTKDGICCDCCGRMHTIRDFESHAGGTLGNPFFHIFMDSGNSLLQCLENSWKKHLETNNIGFIAVDVDGDDPHDDTCNFCGDGGNLICCDSCPSTFHHGCLCAEEPSGDWHCVHCSCKFCGIAGEDDSTVDDNEDSFVSELFTCLLCEEKFHVHCTKGNVAENFDYRDHPSFCSTECLKIFEHLQVIGIRYELEEGFTYTILQRRDECINEDCTVEEINSKLAVAFTIMDECFEPIIDDRSGSNVIRSVVYNCGSNIRRLDFGGFYTIVLEKGDELVAAASIRIHGSQFAEMPFIGTRYIYRRQGMCKRLLNAIEKVLNSLGVEKLVIPAISELNETWTNKFGFVLLEETQRKELKYTSLIVFPGIDMLQKTVFEHQFYKGQMNSAVIESVEAQALHQNSLEQNNGTKTSNLDTSTAKIDGPKNKVGAVESGPVRSSDETNDSRNGVCVNELPGQESRVNDLNASKGSKSFLKDSASADCKLEAKQSDDGFRVPLVTGSL; encoded by the exons ATGAAAGAGGGGGGAAGAGATGTGGAAGATGAGTTGTTTGATCTGAACAAAGAACCCATTGAGAGAAAAAGTAAAAGGGTCGAGACTAGTTCAACTGATGGGCAACAAGGGTTTGATGTTTTACCTCAAGTTGTCGGGAGGGTTTTGAGGTCTAAGACAATGTCTATGGCTGaatgtggaagacaagccattGATTTGAAATTAGTAAAGATCGAAGTTGAAGATGAAAGTGAGGTTTCTATGTTGCCGAAAAGGGGAAAAAAGAAGGATAGGCGTGGGAGGCCTCGAAAGATTCAAGGTAAAGATGGGGTTTCCTCATTGAATTTGAAAGAGAAGAGTGGTGTGCCTGTAATACAGGAGAAAATAGATGAGAGCAGTAAAGGGACTGACCGAAGGTGGAAGAAAAAGAAGCGTGGACGTGGAAGGCCACCCAAGGTGGACACAGGGGCTGTAACGAAGAAGGAAAAGATTGGGTGTAAAATTGATAAAGGCTCTTTCTTTAATAGGCGTAAGCAGAAAAATGATCATCATGAGAAAACTGGAGGTGGGAATGGGGTGAAGCGATTGAAGGCTGATCCTAACGCCTTAGGAAATGAAATTGTATGGCCAGGAAAAGGAAAGGGGGAGTGTGCTGAAAGGAAGGACATGGGTCGTAGGGAACAACAACAGTTGGTGAGGGATCAAATTGTGGTCATGCTTAAGAAAGCTGGATGGACTATTGAACTCAGGCAGAGACAACAGAGGGAGTACATGGATGCTGTTTATGTAGACCGAGAAGGAAGAACTCATTGGTCAGTGACATTGGCTTATAGGAAGTTTAAGGAGAAGATTGACAGTGGTAACGCTGATTCTATAGATGTTTCAGCATTTAGTCTGATCCCAGAGGAGACGCTCAGCACTTTGTTCAGAGTCACTGAAAAAGGTAAGAAAGCGGGTAAAAAGAAGAAAGGTGGTGCAAACACTATCAGTAGAATTTCTGAGAAGGTGTCATCCAAAAGTAAATTATCAGACAGAGGAATATCAGGGTCTGGTTGGGGAAAAGGGCGAACTTTGTTGGCTCGCAGGCCTGGAGAGGGGTCGAATGGTGACTATGAATTGTATGAGGGAAAGCGCAATTTGATTTCATGGATGATTGATTTGGGAACCATTCCTCTTGGTAGGAAGGTTGCATATAAATCCCGACGGCATGGAAAGAGGTTGCTTGAGGGGAGGGTTACAAAAGATGGAATTTGTTGCGATTGTTGTGGCAGAATGCACACAATTCGGGACTTTGAGTCTCATGCTGGAGGAACCCTTGGAAATCCATTTTTTCATATATTCATGGATTCCGGCAATTCTCTTTTGCAGTGCCTCGAAAATTCCTGGAAGAAACATTTGGAAACAAACAATATAGGATTTATTGCCGTGGATGTGGATGGGGACGATCCACATGATGATACATGCAACTTTTGTGGTGATGGTGGTAACTTGATCTGTTGCGACAGCTGTCCTTCGACTTTCCATCATGGCTGCTTGTGCGCTGAA GAACCTTCTGGAGATTGGCATTGTGTGCACTGTTCATGCAAATTCTGTGGTATAGCTGGTGAAGATGACTCAACAGTTGATGACAATGAGGATTCTTTTGTATCTGAGTTGTTCACTTGCCTATTATGCGAGGAAAAGT TTCATGTGCATTGCACTAAAGGGAATGTTGCTGAAAATTTCGATTACAGAGACCATCCATCTTTTTGTAGCACGGAATGCCTAAAG ATTTTTGAGCATCTACAGGTTATTGGGATTAGATATGAACTAGAAGAAGGGTTTACGTATACAATTCTTCAACGTCGTGATGAATGCATAAATGaagactgtacagttgaagaaaTCAATTCCAAGTTAGCTGTTGCTTTTACCATTATGGATGAATGCTTTGAGCCAATCATTGATGATCGAAGTGGAAGCAATGTGATTCGCAGTGTTGTCTACAACTGTGG GTCAAATATTAGACGGCTGGACTTTGGTGGATTTTATACCATTGTCCTGGAGAAGGGTGATGAACTTGTTGCTGCAGCatctataag AATCCACGGGAGTCAGTTCGCAGAGATGCCTTTTATTGGAACTCGATATATTTATCGTCGTCAAGGGATGTGCAAGCGGCTTCTAAATGCGATTGAAAAG GTTCTCAATTCTCTTGGTGTTGAGAAATTGGTGATTCCTGCAATATCTGAACTAAATGAAACATGGACAAACAAATTTGGGTTTGTTCTCCTTGAAGAAACTCAACGAAAAGAATTGAAGTACACGAGTCTGATAGTGTTTCCGGGGATAGACATGTTGCAGAAAACTGTTTTCGAGCATCAGTTCTATAAAGGACAAATGAACTCTGCAG TTATAGAGTCCGTTGAAGCTCAAGCTTTGCATCAAAACTCACTGGAGCAAAATAATGGTACGAaaacttcaaatcttgatactTCTACGGCAAAAATTGATGGTCCCAAAAACAAAGTTGGTGCTGTTGAGTCTGGTCCTGTCAGGTCCTCCGATGAGACTAATGATTCAAGAAATGGAGTTTGTGTTAACGAGTTGCCTGGCCAAGAAAGTCGTGTCAACGATCTCAATGCATCAAAAGGCAGCAAATCTTTCTTGAAAGACAGTGCTAGTGCTGACTGTAAGCTTGAGGCAAAGCAATCTGATGATGGTTTTAGAGTGCCATTGGTTACTGGAAGCCTGTGA
- the LOC140968749 gene encoding uncharacterized protein isoform X2, with translation MKEGGRDVEDELFDLNKEPIERKSKRVETSSTDGQQGFDVLPQVVGRVLRSKTMSMAECGRQAIDLKLVKIEVEDESEVSMLPKRGKKKDRRGRPRKIQGKDGVSSLNLKEKSGVPVIQEKIDESSKGTDRRWKKKKRGRGRPPKVDTGAVTKKEKIGCKIDKGSFFNRRKQKNDHHEKTGGGNGVKRLKADPNALGNEIVWPGKGKGECAERKDMGRREQQQLVRDQIVVMLKKAGWTIELRQRQQREYMDAVYVDREGRTHWSVTLAYRKFKEKIDSGNADSIDVSAFSLIPEETLSTLFRVTEKGKKAGKKKKGGANTISRISEKVSSKSKLSDRGISGSGWGKGRTLLARRPGEGSNGDYELYEGKRNLISWMIDLGTIPLGRKVAYKSRRHGKRLLEGRVTKDGICCDCCGRMHTIRDFESHAGGTLGNPFFHIFMDSGNSLLQCLENSWKKHLETNNIGFIAVDVDGDDPHDDTCNFCGDGGNLICCDSCPSTFHHGCLCAEEPSGDWHCVHCSCKFCGIAGEDDSTVDDNEDSFVSELFTCLLCEEKFHVHCTKGNVAENFDYRDHPSFCSTECLKIFEHLQVIGIRYELEEGFTYTILQRRDECINEDCTVEEINSKLAVAFTIMDECFEPIIDDRSGSNVIRSVVYNCGSNIRRLDFGGFYTIVLEKGDELVAAASIRIHGSQFAEMPFIGTRYIYRRQGMCKRLLNAIEKVLNSLGVEKLVIPAISELNETWTNKFGFVLLEETQRKELKYTSLIVFPGIDMLQKTVFEHQFYKGQMNSAAVIESVEAQALHQNSLEQNNGTKTSNLDTSTAKIDGPKNKVGAVESGPVRSSDETNDSRNGVCVNELPGQESRVNDLNASKGSKSFLKDSASADCKLEAKQSDDGFRVPLVTGSL, from the exons ATGAAAGAGGGGGGAAGAGATGTGGAAGATGAGTTGTTTGATCTGAACAAAGAACCCATTGAGAGAAAAAGTAAAAGGGTCGAGACTAGTTCAACTGATGGGCAACAAGGGTTTGATGTTTTACCTCAAGTTGTCGGGAGGGTTTTGAGGTCTAAGACAATGTCTATGGCTGaatgtggaagacaagccattGATTTGAAATTAGTAAAGATCGAAGTTGAAGATGAAAGTGAGGTTTCTATGTTGCCGAAAAGGGGAAAAAAGAAGGATAGGCGTGGGAGGCCTCGAAAGATTCAAGGTAAAGATGGGGTTTCCTCATTGAATTTGAAAGAGAAGAGTGGTGTGCCTGTAATACAGGAGAAAATAGATGAGAGCAGTAAAGGGACTGACCGAAGGTGGAAGAAAAAGAAGCGTGGACGTGGAAGGCCACCCAAGGTGGACACAGGGGCTGTAACGAAGAAGGAAAAGATTGGGTGTAAAATTGATAAAGGCTCTTTCTTTAATAGGCGTAAGCAGAAAAATGATCATCATGAGAAAACTGGAGGTGGGAATGGGGTGAAGCGATTGAAGGCTGATCCTAACGCCTTAGGAAATGAAATTGTATGGCCAGGAAAAGGAAAGGGGGAGTGTGCTGAAAGGAAGGACATGGGTCGTAGGGAACAACAACAGTTGGTGAGGGATCAAATTGTGGTCATGCTTAAGAAAGCTGGATGGACTATTGAACTCAGGCAGAGACAACAGAGGGAGTACATGGATGCTGTTTATGTAGACCGAGAAGGAAGAACTCATTGGTCAGTGACATTGGCTTATAGGAAGTTTAAGGAGAAGATTGACAGTGGTAACGCTGATTCTATAGATGTTTCAGCATTTAGTCTGATCCCAGAGGAGACGCTCAGCACTTTGTTCAGAGTCACTGAAAAAGGTAAGAAAGCGGGTAAAAAGAAGAAAGGTGGTGCAAACACTATCAGTAGAATTTCTGAGAAGGTGTCATCCAAAAGTAAATTATCAGACAGAGGAATATCAGGGTCTGGTTGGGGAAAAGGGCGAACTTTGTTGGCTCGCAGGCCTGGAGAGGGGTCGAATGGTGACTATGAATTGTATGAGGGAAAGCGCAATTTGATTTCATGGATGATTGATTTGGGAACCATTCCTCTTGGTAGGAAGGTTGCATATAAATCCCGACGGCATGGAAAGAGGTTGCTTGAGGGGAGGGTTACAAAAGATGGAATTTGTTGCGATTGTTGTGGCAGAATGCACACAATTCGGGACTTTGAGTCTCATGCTGGAGGAACCCTTGGAAATCCATTTTTTCATATATTCATGGATTCCGGCAATTCTCTTTTGCAGTGCCTCGAAAATTCCTGGAAGAAACATTTGGAAACAAACAATATAGGATTTATTGCCGTGGATGTGGATGGGGACGATCCACATGATGATACATGCAACTTTTGTGGTGATGGTGGTAACTTGATCTGTTGCGACAGCTGTCCTTCGACTTTCCATCATGGCTGCTTGTGCGCTGAA GAACCTTCTGGAGATTGGCATTGTGTGCACTGTTCATGCAAATTCTGTGGTATAGCTGGTGAAGATGACTCAACAGTTGATGACAATGAGGATTCTTTTGTATCTGAGTTGTTCACTTGCCTATTATGCGAGGAAAAGT TTCATGTGCATTGCACTAAAGGGAATGTTGCTGAAAATTTCGATTACAGAGACCATCCATCTTTTTGTAGCACGGAATGCCTAAAG ATTTTTGAGCATCTACAGGTTATTGGGATTAGATATGAACTAGAAGAAGGGTTTACGTATACAATTCTTCAACGTCGTGATGAATGCATAAATGaagactgtacagttgaagaaaTCAATTCCAAGTTAGCTGTTGCTTTTACCATTATGGATGAATGCTTTGAGCCAATCATTGATGATCGAAGTGGAAGCAATGTGATTCGCAGTGTTGTCTACAACTGTGG GTCAAATATTAGACGGCTGGACTTTGGTGGATTTTATACCATTGTCCTGGAGAAGGGTGATGAACTTGTTGCTGCAGCatctataag AATCCACGGGAGTCAGTTCGCAGAGATGCCTTTTATTGGAACTCGATATATTTATCGTCGTCAAGGGATGTGCAAGCGGCTTCTAAATGCGATTGAAAAG GTTCTCAATTCTCTTGGTGTTGAGAAATTGGTGATTCCTGCAATATCTGAACTAAATGAAACATGGACAAACAAATTTGGGTTTGTTCTCCTTGAAGAAACTCAACGAAAAGAATTGAAGTACACGAGTCTGATAGTGTTTCCGGGGATAGACATGTTGCAGAAAACTGTTTTCGAGCATCAGTTCTATAAAGGACAAATGAACTCTGCAG CAGTTATAGAGTCCGTTGAAGCTCAAGCTTTGCATCAAAACTCACTGGAGCAAAATAATGGTACGAaaacttcaaatcttgatactTCTACGGCAAAAATTGATGGTCCCAAAAACAAAGTTGGTGCTGTTGAGTCTGGTCCTGTCAGGTCCTCCGATGAGACTAATGATTCAAGAAATGGAGTTTGTGTTAACGAGTTGCCTGGCCAAGAAAGTCGTGTCAACGATCTCAATGCATCAAAAGGCAGCAAATCTTTCTTGAAAGACAGTGCTAGTGCTGACTGTAAGCTTGAGGCAAAGCAATCTGATGATGGTTTTAGAGTGCCATTGGTTACTGGAAGCCTGTGA
- the LOC140968801 gene encoding uncharacterized protein has protein sequence MGYTKEQLLSLLQELKIECSQYEHPVVLTVEEQAKHVGHMNGALTKNLFLKDKKQRFYIVSALAETKVDLKVLSQRLGLGKGGLRMAPEEALAEIIQVPLGCVTPFALVNESARNVSLLLDQRLKTEEYCFFHPLSNDMSIALNSHDLDKFLSSVGKTPAYVDLEADSTVGKDQPPDLAGLVPLGATVLPDPPENKAPSQGPEKTPISVNSKPTVVTAVKSSDASEKENSRAIANSPIAFADPEKFVEEILEKTVSTALSGIKQHIEKDQEQLSFAMSNHMRKQLGVQLKFIATMFKNTAYTEGFRAGTHAQPNKW, from the exons ATGGGTTACACGAAGGAGCAGCTCTTGTCTCTTTTGCAG GAACTGAAAATAGAATGTTCCCAGTATGAGCATCCTGTTGTTTTGACAGTTGAAGAGCAG GCAAAGCATGTTGGTCACATGAATGGTGCATTGACCAAAAATTTATTCTTGAAG GATAAAAAACAAAGATTTTACATTGTTTCGGCTTTGGCGGAGACAAAGGTAGATCTGAAAG TTTTGTCTCAGAGGCTTGGTCTTGGGAAAGGAGGTCTAAGAATGGCTCCTGAAGAAGCACTTGCAGAGATAATTCAG gTGCCTCTGGGTTGTGTAACTCCATTTGCACTTGTGAACGAATCAGCTAG GAATGTTTCGTTGTTGTTAGATCAAAGGTTGAAAACCGAGGAATACTGTTTCTTTCATCCATTGTCTAATGATATGTCAATCG CTCTTAATTCACATGATCTTGACAAGTTTCTGAGTTCAGTTGGAAAAACCCCAGCGTATGTTGACCTGGAG GCCGATTCTACAGTAGGGAAGGATCAACCACCAGATTTAGCTGGTCTTGTTCCTTTGGGTGCAACTGTCTTGCCTGACCCTCCAGAGAACAAAGCACCCTCTCAAGGCCCTGAAAAGACTCCCATCTCTGTGAATAGCAAGCCAACTGTTGTTACAG CTGTAAAATCGTCCGATGCATCTGAAAAGGAGAATTCACGTGCTATTGCCAATTCGCCCATAGCCTTTGCAGACCCTGAAAAATTTGTTGAGGAAATCTTGGAGAAGACTGTGTCCACAGCTCTTTCTGGG ATCAAACAGCACATAGAGAAAGACCAGGAACAACTTTCTTTTGCAATGTCAAACCATATGAGAAAACAACTTGGTGTGCAGTTGAAGTTCATTGCT aCGATGTTCAAGAACACAGCATACACGGAAGGCTTCCGTGCTGGTACTCATGCTCAGCCGAACAAATGGTGA